GAGAAGCTTTACAAACGGCTATTAATTCTAAAGTAATGTTATTAACAGGTGGACCTGGTACAGGTAAAACTACTGTTATAAAAGGTATTGTAGAATTATATGCTGAAATTCATGGCTTATCGTTAGATTATGATGATTATAAGGAAGATGATTATCCAATTGTATTAGGAGCACCAACGGGTCGAGCTTCTAAAAGATTATCTGAGTCGACAGAACTTGAAGCCATGACGATTCATCGGTTAATTGGGTGGAATCAAGATACACAGCCAGAAGATATATTGGATAATGAAATTAATGCGAAATTAATCATTATCGATGAAATGTCTATGGTCGATACGTGGTTGTTCCATCAATTTATGAGCGCCGTGCCAATCGATGCTCAAATTGTATTGGTGGGGGACGAAGACCAATTACCATCTGTAGGACCAGGACAAGTCTTTAAAGATTTAATTGATTCTAAAGTAATTCCTAGAGTAAATCTTACTGAAGTTTATCGACAACAAGAAGGTTCAAGTATTATTGAGTTAGCACATCGTATCAAATTAAATCAACATGTTGATATTACGCAACGCTTTCACGATAGAAACTTTATAAATTGTTCTACAGAACAAATTCCTGAAGTCGTTGATAAGGTAGTTAATAGTGCAGTTTCAAAAGGATATGATATGAGTGATATCCAAGTGCTAGCTCCGATGTATAAAGGTTCAGCAGGTATTAAAAAATTAAATTCAGTATTGCAAGGTATTTTGAACCCTAAGGATAAAGACACTAGAGAAATCGAATTTGGAGAAGTACTGTTTCGTAAAGGCGATAAAGTATTACAACTGGTCAATCGCCCAAATGATAATATTTTTAATGGCGATATAGGTGTTATAGTTGGCATATTTTGGGCGAAAGAAAATGCGTTAGATAAAGATGTCGTAGTTGTAGATTTTGAAGGCAATGAAATTACATTTACGAGACAGGATTTAATGGAATTGACACATGCATATTGTACGTCTATTCATAAATCTCAAGGTTCTGAATTTCCGATTGTTATTATGCCTATGGTCAAACAATATTATAGAATGTTGCAGAAGCCTATCTTATATACTGGTTTAACTAGAGCTAAACAATCTTTAGTCTTTTTAGGCGATCCACAAGCCTTTGATTTAGGTTTGAAAACGAACGGGCAAGTTAGAATGACGCAACTTTGTTCATTATTACAAGCTTACTTTAACAATGATGAAGATGAAGCACAAGCTGACGCAAAAGAAGTTAACAATAGTTTTGATGCATCTATAGAATTAAGCGAAACAACAATATATAAAATAGATCCCATGATAAATATGGGACAAATGTCGCCTTATGACTTCGTTAATGATTGACACGAAGTTAGAAAATAAATACAATGTATTTAAAGTTTATAAAGAAGATGAGTAAATAACTTTGAACATATAGAGATGTGCTGGTTGGTGAAAAGTACAGTCTGAGTTATTGAACGCTACTTCGTGTCATTGTTAATAAATACTTAATTGAGTGATAAACAAAATGTACGTTTTCCGAAACGCTATTGTTTTGTTTATAACTAGGGTGGTACCGCGAATCGTTCGTCCCTTTTATAGTGGATGAACTTTTTTTGTGCGCAAAATTATTTATAAATGATGTATGTATTAAATTGGAGGGTTATAAATGAAAAACTTAAAAGCAAGTGAGATTAGACAAGGTTTTATAGACTTCTTTGTAGAAAAAGGGCATATGGTAGAACCTTCTGCACCATTAGTACCTATCGATGACGATTCATTATTATGGATTAACTCAGGGGTAGCAACATTAAAAAAATATTTCGATGGTCGTGAAACACCAAAAAAACCTAGAATTGTAAATTCACAAAAAGCGATTCGTACGAATGATATTGAAAATGTTGGTTTCACTGCACGTCACCATACATTTTTCGAAATGTTAGGTAATTTTTCTATTGGTGATTATTTCAAAAAAGAAGCTATTGAATATGCTTGGGAGTTTTTAACTAGCGACAAATGGATGGGCATGGAACCAAGTAAATTATATGTAACAATACATCCTGAAGATACTGAAGCTTATAAATTATGGCATGAAGATATTGGACTTGAAGAAAGTCGTATTATTCGAATTGAAGGTAACTTTTGGGATATAGGTGAAGGACCTTCTGGACCAAACACTGAAATATTTTATGACCGCGGAGACGAATATGGTCAGGAAGACCCTCCAGAAGAAATGTATCCAGGTGGCGAAAACGAACGTTACTTAGAGGTATGGAACTTAGTATTTAGTGAATTTAACCATAATAAAGACCATACTTATACGCCACTTCCTAATAAAAATATTGATACTGGTATGGGTCTTGAAAGAATGGCATCTGTGGCTCAAGATGTACGTACTAACTATGAAACAGATTTATTTATGCCAATTATTGAAGAAGTAGAAAAAATTTCTGGCAAAAAATATTTAACTAATAATGAATATGATGTTGCGTTTAAAGTTATATCAGATCATATTAGAACAATTTCATTTGCTATTGCTGATGGCGCGTTGCCAGCAAATGAAGGACGTGGCTATGTATTACGTAGATTATTACGTAGAGCAGTACGTTTTAGCCAGTCACTAGACATTAATGAACCATTTTTATATAAATTGGTAGATATCGTTGCTGAAATTATGGAACCATACTACCCAAATGTAAAAGAAAAAGCACAGTTTATACAACGTGTTATTAAATCAGAAGAAGAGAGATTCCATGAAACATTACAAGAAGGTTTAGCAATCTTAAACACACTTGTACAAAAAGCTAAGGACAGCGATAAAACAATTGCTGGTGAAGATGCGTTTAAGCTTTATGATACTTATGGTTTCCCAGTAGAGTTAACTGAAGAATTTGCGCAACAAGAAGGTTTATCAATAGATATGGATACTTTTGAAGTTGAAATGCAAAAACAAAGAGATCGTGCACGTCAAGCGCGTCAAAGTGGACAATCTATGCAAATCCAAAGTGATGTGTTAAAACAAATTAATACTGACAGTACGTTTGTTGGCTATGAACAAATGGCTGCAGATTCTACAATAACTGACATTATTAAAGATGGTGAGCTTGTTAATACAGTTGAAGCTGGTGACGAAATTAGTCTTATCTTAAAAGAAACACCATTCTACGCTGTTAGTGGTGGACAAGTTGCTGATAAAGGTACGATAAGTAATGAAAGTTTTGAAATCTATGTAGAAGAAGTAACCAAAGCACCAAACGGTCAAAACTTACACACAGGTAAAGTACAATTTGGTAAAGTAACTACAGGTGCTAAAGTAACTGCAGAAGTAAATCACAACGAACGTCAAGCAATTAAGAAAAATCACAGTGCGACACATTTACTACATGCAGCATTAAAAGAAATTTTAGGTGATCATGTTAACCAAGCAGGTTCATTAGTAGAGCCTGATAGATTACGTTTTGACTTTTCACATTTCGGTCCGCTATCTGAAGAAGAAATCGAAATTGTTGAACGTCGCGTAAATGAAGAAATATGGAATAATATTTCAGTTTCTATTAAAGAAATGCCAATTGACGAAGCTAAAAAAATGGGTGCTATGGCATTATTTGGTGAAAAATACGGTGACGTAGTTAGAGTTGTCGACATGGCACCATTTTCAATAGAATTATGTGGTGGTATTCACGTAAGCAATACGTCAGAAATCGGTTTATTCAAAATTGTAAGTGAATCAGGTACAGGTGCTGGGGTACGTAGAATTGAAGCATTAACTGGAAAATCAGCATTCCTATATTTAGAATCAATTCAAAATCATTTCAAACAATTGAAAAAACAAATTAAAGTAAAAGCTGATGATCAAGTTTTAGATAAAGTTGTACAAATGCAAAATGATGAAAAATCATTACACAGACAGTTAGAACAACGTAGTAAAGAAATTACGGCGTTGAAAATGGGTGACATTAAAGATCAGGTTGAAGAAATAAATGGCTTGAACGTATTAGCTACCGAAGTGGAAGTAGATAATGCCAATGCAATCCGCGAAACGATGGATGATTTCAAATCTAAATTACAAGATACTGTTATTATTTTAGTAAGTAAGGTGGGCGATAAAGTTTCACTTATTGCTACAGTACCAAAATCATTAACTGATAAAGTTAAAGCTGGAGATATCATTAAAGAAATGGCTCCAGTAGTTGGTGGTAAAGGTGGCGGTCGTCCTGATATGGCTCAAGGTGGCGGTACACAGCCTGAAAACATAACAGAATCATTACGTTTTATTAAAAATTACATTAAATCACTGTAACTTGAAGATAGAGTAAGTTAAAATAGTGTTGTACAATTTTTACTATATTTGAAGGAGTGTTTGACGTGGAAAACTTAGATAAAACAATGAAGTTTAGTTATGATGAAATACCTAAGAAAGATGTCAGAACAGTGTTACTAAATGTATATAATACATTAGAAGAACGTGGCTACAACCCTGTAAACCAAATCGTGGGATATTTACTTTCAGGTGATCCTGCATATATCCCAAGACACAACGATGCGCGAAATCAAATTAGACATATCGATAGAGATGACATTATGGAAGAACTAGTGTCAAGCTATCTCCAAGATAGTACGAAAGAATAATTATGTTAACGAAAAAAATAATGGGTCTTGATGTAGGAAGTAAAACTGTTGGTATTGCCATTAGTGATTTAATGGGTTGGACTGCACAAGGCTTAGACACACTCCAAATAAATGAAAAAGAAAATGAGCTTGGTATTGATAAGCTTGTACAAATAGTAAAAAAAGAAAACGTGGGCACAGTTGTTATTGGATTACCAAAAAATATGAATAATTCTATTGGATTTCGAGGGGAAGCTTCGTTACAATACAAAGAACAGCTTCAAGAAGCTTTACCCTCACTTGAAATAATCATGTGGGATGAACGTCTTAGCACAATGGCTGCAGAACGTTCTTTGCTAGAGGCTGATGTATCTAGACAAAAAAGAAAAAAAGTTATCGATAAGATGGCAGCAGTATTTATCTTGCAAGGTTACTTGGATTCAATTCAATAAAAAGGAGAAATTTAAGATGACAGAACATAACAATGCAGAATTACAAATTAATAATGAGGAAGAATTACTAACTCTATATGACGAAGAAGGAAATGAAGTTCTTTACCGCAAAGTTTTAGAATTCTATCATCCTGAATTTAAAAAAGAATATGTCATTTTAGCAGAAGAAGGCGCAGAAGCAGATGACGACGATTTAATTGAATTAGTCCCAATGATTAATGACCCAGATGAAAATGGTGAAGGTGGTAAGTTCTTACCGGTAGAAACTGATGAAGAATGGGATATGATTGAAGAAGTTGTTAATACTGAAA
The Staphylococcus kloosii genome window above contains:
- a CDS encoding IreB family regulatory phosphoprotein, whose amino-acid sequence is MENLDKTMKFSYDEIPKKDVRTVLLNVYNTLEERGYNPVNQIVGYLLSGDPAYIPRHNDARNQIRHIDRDDIMEELVSSYLQDSTKE
- the recD2 gene encoding SF1B family DNA helicase RecD2, which gives rise to MADSTLFNYSMVKGTVDAILFQNKDNFYTVLKVDTIESNETFDSMPTVVGFFPEVVEGDVYTFKGQVATHPKYGKQLKAETFEKELPQTKEAIVSYLSSDLFKGIGKKTAQNIVNALGENTISDILNDATVLEKVPGLPKKKQQQIAEQIASNQETERIIIRLHDLGFGPKLAMNIYQTYLGETLNVIEKSPYQLVYDVKGIGFNKADVLAKNIGIQYNDPERIKAGILYLLEEECIKQGHTYLPSQFLIDNVQDMLSNPPAEEIERKQIEAQIDQLVNDSKLIQQEDQFAIPSLYYSEIKSVQNLYRNFTYTKKLKDIETSELLLEIGDIEDKNNVSYAESQREALQTAINSKVMLLTGGPGTGKTTVIKGIVELYAEIHGLSLDYDDYKEDDYPIVLGAPTGRASKRLSESTELEAMTIHRLIGWNQDTQPEDILDNEINAKLIIIDEMSMVDTWLFHQFMSAVPIDAQIVLVGDEDQLPSVGPGQVFKDLIDSKVIPRVNLTEVYRQQEGSSIIELAHRIKLNQHVDITQRFHDRNFINCSTEQIPEVVDKVVNSAVSKGYDMSDIQVLAPMYKGSAGIKKLNSVLQGILNPKDKDTREIEFGEVLFRKGDKVLQLVNRPNDNIFNGDIGVIVGIFWAKENALDKDVVVVDFEGNEITFTRQDLMELTHAYCTSIHKSQGSEFPIVIMPMVKQYYRMLQKPILYTGLTRAKQSLVFLGDPQAFDLGLKTNGQVRMTQLCSLLQAYFNNDEDEAQADAKEVNNSFDASIELSETTIYKIDPMINMGQMSPYDFVND
- the alaS gene encoding alanine--tRNA ligase; this encodes MKNLKASEIRQGFIDFFVEKGHMVEPSAPLVPIDDDSLLWINSGVATLKKYFDGRETPKKPRIVNSQKAIRTNDIENVGFTARHHTFFEMLGNFSIGDYFKKEAIEYAWEFLTSDKWMGMEPSKLYVTIHPEDTEAYKLWHEDIGLEESRIIRIEGNFWDIGEGPSGPNTEIFYDRGDEYGQEDPPEEMYPGGENERYLEVWNLVFSEFNHNKDHTYTPLPNKNIDTGMGLERMASVAQDVRTNYETDLFMPIIEEVEKISGKKYLTNNEYDVAFKVISDHIRTISFAIADGALPANEGRGYVLRRLLRRAVRFSQSLDINEPFLYKLVDIVAEIMEPYYPNVKEKAQFIQRVIKSEEERFHETLQEGLAILNTLVQKAKDSDKTIAGEDAFKLYDTYGFPVELTEEFAQQEGLSIDMDTFEVEMQKQRDRARQARQSGQSMQIQSDVLKQINTDSTFVGYEQMAADSTITDIIKDGELVNTVEAGDEISLILKETPFYAVSGGQVADKGTISNESFEIYVEEVTKAPNGQNLHTGKVQFGKVTTGAKVTAEVNHNERQAIKKNHSATHLLHAALKEILGDHVNQAGSLVEPDRLRFDFSHFGPLSEEEIEIVERRVNEEIWNNISVSIKEMPIDEAKKMGAMALFGEKYGDVVRVVDMAPFSIELCGGIHVSNTSEIGLFKIVSESGTGAGVRRIEALTGKSAFLYLESIQNHFKQLKKQIKVKADDQVLDKVVQMQNDEKSLHRQLEQRSKEITALKMGDIKDQVEEINGLNVLATEVEVDNANAIRETMDDFKSKLQDTVIILVSKVGDKVSLIATVPKSLTDKVKAGDIIKEMAPVVGGKGGGRPDMAQGGGTQPENITESLRFIKNYIKSL
- a CDS encoding DUF1292 domain-containing protein, with amino-acid sequence MTEHNNAELQINNEEELLTLYDEEGNEVLYRKVLEFYHPEFKKEYVILAEEGAEADDDDLIELVPMINDPDENGEGGKFLPVETDEEWDMIEEVVNTEMDDAYDHDHDHE
- the ruvX gene encoding Holliday junction resolvase RuvX, giving the protein MLTKKIMGLDVGSKTVGIAISDLMGWTAQGLDTLQINEKENELGIDKLVQIVKKENVGTVVIGLPKNMNNSIGFRGEASLQYKEQLQEALPSLEIIMWDERLSTMAAERSLLEADVSRQKRKKVIDKMAAVFILQGYLDSIQ